The sequence below is a genomic window from Pseudothermotoga sp..
GATTTCGTGCTGATCGAAACTGTGGGTGTGGGGCAAGCTGAGGTGGAAGTTCGTTACGTTTCAGACGTGGTCGTGTTGGTGCTTTCACCCGGTTACGGGGATGAAATGCAGCTGCTGAAAGCTGGTGTCATGGAGATCGCGGACATATACGCTGTGAACAAATCCGATCTGATCGGGACCGATTCTTTATGCGAACAGCTGTCGAACTTTCTGGCTCTCACGGGTAAGGACGCCTCGTGTATCGTTAGAACCAGCGCTTTGAATGGCAGTGGTGTCGATGAGTTGATGGATAAAATAGAAATGACGTGGAAAAACCTTATAGAAACGGAAAAACTCCGGCAGATCAGAAAGCAGAGAATCAAACATCACGCAGAGAATCTAGCTAGAAGGATCGTACAAAAACATTTTTCAACTTTGGAAATACAAAGCCCGTACGAAGAGGTTGAAAGCATTCTGAAGATTCTGTGCGAAAGAATAAGAACTGGTCAGGGGGGAGGGACTTGAACCCTCGACCTCCGGACCCCGATTCCGGCGTTCTTGCCAACTGAACTACCCCCTGAACCAATAAAAATCATACCACACGAGCGTGATCCTGACAACTACAATGAGAAGCTTGCAAAGGCTCCACTCCGTGGTATAATGGAAGTTGCGGGGCGTGGCGCAGGTTGGCTAGCGCGCTTGCATGGGGCGCAAGAGGTCGCTGGTTCAAGTCCAGTCGCCCCGACCAGGCGGCGAAAGCCGCCTTTTTAGTAAAAAAGGCACTTGACCTATCTGAGAAGTTGTTGTAAGATAACTTTGGTCGCCCCCATCGTCTAGCGGCCTAGGACACTGGCCTTTCAAGCCAGAAGCAGGGGTTCGAATCCCCTTGGGGGCGCCAGATGAAATCCCACCTGTACGGTACACAGAATATCGATTATATCTGACCCCTTTGTGATACTCTCCTAAAGTTTTATAGCCCTCCAAAGTTGGAATCAGAATTTAGATGACTGTTCGGTTCAAAAATAGAACCGAGAATAGAACCGAGAATGGAACCGAAGATCGAACCAGGGACGGGCTGAAATTGAGCTGAAAGGCCATCTGAACGGCAATTCAAGCATTTTAATAGTGGTCCAAAAATCGAACCATCGGTAAGAAAGAAAAGAGAAAAGTTTTCCTTTGCAATCTTTTCAAAAGAGAAAAGAAAGAATTATATATAAATAAAGCTTTAATTCCCCTTACGGGGAATTACAGACAAAAGTACAAGATACCCCCTAAAAGTTGAAAGATAGTCAAAAACTTGAAGGAAATTCCCATCTCAGCTTGGATTCGAAGTTTCCCCTTGGAAAAAGGCTAAAAGAGCACCGTTCCTCTTAGCGTGATACATGGCCACGTCCGCAGCCCTGATCAGTTGATCCAGTTCCTCCCCATCCTTCGGATAAAAAGCTATCCCAACATT
It includes:
- the meaB gene encoding methylmalonyl Co-A mutase-associated GTPase MeaB gives rise to the protein MDHKHIAKLITRIENEPEKAREILKNLPKRVVPVIGFTGSPGVGKSTLLDQIIGKIRSKGKTVAVVAVDPSSPFTQGAFLADRVRMKRHYLDEGVFIRSMASRGALGGLNESIYDVVELLESSGFDFVLIETVGVGQAEVEVRYVSDVVVLVLSPGYGDEMQLLKAGVMEIADIYAVNKSDLIGTDSLCEQLSNFLALTGKDASCIVRTSALNGSGVDELMDKIEMTWKNLIETEKLRQIRKQRIKHHAENLARRIVQKHFSTLEIQSPYEEVESILKILCERIRTGQGGGT